A portion of the Stigmatella aurantiaca DW4/3-1 genome contains these proteins:
- a CDS encoding class I SAM-dependent DNA methyltransferase has protein sequence MSFYESLIRELYDRLAERYIADRPNVPWNERPWLDRFLTHIPPGGSVLDLGCGAGTPIGRYLLSRGRAVTGIDTSPRLIAHCRATLLDGDWRVADMRTLALSRQFHGVLAWDSFFHLGHDAQRAMFPVFRDHALPGAILMFTSGAEHGEAYGDYHGETLYHASLAPEEYARRLADNGFSVVKRVFDDPDCAGHCVWLAQRTH, from the coding sequence GTGTCTTTCTACGAATCCCTGATCCGCGAGCTATACGACCGTCTCGCGGAGCGCTACATCGCGGACCGTCCGAACGTGCCGTGGAACGAACGTCCTTGGCTTGACAGATTCCTGACCCACATCCCGCCGGGCGGCAGCGTCCTCGATCTGGGCTGCGGCGCGGGCACTCCGATCGGTCGCTACTTGCTGTCGCGGGGTCGCGCCGTGACAGGCATCGACACCTCGCCGCGGCTCATTGCACATTGCCGCGCCACCCTGCTCGATGGGGATTGGCGGGTCGCGGACATGCGCACCTTGGCCCTCTCGCGACAATTCCACGGCGTGCTCGCCTGGGACAGCTTCTTCCACCTCGGTCACGACGCGCAGCGAGCGATGTTTCCGGTCTTCCGCGACCATGCCCTGCCCGGCGCGATACTGATGTTCACCAGCGGCGCGGAACACGGCGAAGCCTATGGCGACTATCACGGTGAAACGCTGTACCACGCCAGCCTCGCGCCGGAGGAATACGCGCGACGGCTAGCGGACAACGGATTCTCGGTCGTCAAGCGGGTCTTCGACGATCCGGACTGTGCCGGCCATTGCGTGTGGCTGGCGCAGCGGACGCACTGA
- a CDS encoding phosphate/phosphite/phosphonate ABC transporter substrate-binding protein — protein MPMTASLPMYNAPGMRAANTAFWTALSELLCEAGLDGVPESLSFERPPVPDVIGDEVLFTQVCGYPLQTVYQGQYRLLARPCYDAAGCTGSTHSAFLVARKSSPARRVADLRGQRFALNSLHSNSGMNLPRRMLAEVAGGKPFFGEVIETGGHGASMRLVAEGGADCASIDCLTYAFSQDHQPELVEELRVIAQTPSSPTLPFVTSARTDDATVAVLQRCLYRLSAEPRFASVLSGLRIARIEPAPRAEYSALLDHARRAAELGYPVLV, from the coding sequence ATGCCGATGACCGCCAGCCTGCCGATGTACAACGCCCCCGGCATGCGGGCGGCGAACACCGCCTTCTGGACGGCCCTGAGTGAGCTGCTGTGCGAGGCGGGGCTTGACGGCGTGCCCGAGAGCCTGTCGTTCGAACGGCCACCGGTGCCCGACGTGATCGGTGACGAGGTGCTGTTCACCCAGGTCTGCGGTTATCCCCTGCAGACCGTCTACCAAGGCCAGTACCGACTCCTGGCCCGGCCCTGCTACGACGCCGCGGGCTGCACCGGCTCCACCCACAGCGCCTTCCTCGTGGCGCGGAAGTCTTCGCCCGCGCGCCGGGTGGCCGACCTGCGCGGTCAGCGCTTCGCCCTGAACAGCCTTCACTCCAACTCGGGCATGAACCTGCCGCGCCGGATGCTGGCGGAAGTGGCCGGCGGCAAGCCCTTCTTCGGCGAGGTGATTGAGACCGGCGGGCATGGTGCCAGCATGAGGCTGGTCGCCGAGGGCGGCGCCGACTGCGCCTCGATCGACTGCCTGACCTACGCCTTCTCTCAGGACCATCAGCCGGAGTTGGTCGAGGAACTCCGGGTCATCGCCCAGACGCCATCGAGCCCTACCCTGCCGTTCGTCACCTCGGCCCGCACCGACGACGCGACCGTGGCCGTGCTGCAGCGGTGCCTGTACCGGCTGTCAGCGGAGCCTCGCTTCGCCAGCGTGTTGAGCGGCTTGCGGATCGCCCGTATCGAGCCGGCGCCGCGGGCCGAGTACAGCGCCCTCCTCGACCATGCACGGCGGGCCGCCGAGCTGGGCTACCCTGTTCTGGTCTAG
- a CDS encoding fatty acid desaturase, whose protein sequence is MVAAPPTPSAVDADTVSAPADSRGVAWWRRWEIPTWLVAVAIYGAWAGLVLFHAVIPWPLLVVAGAYVLAWHFSLQHEAIHGWRSIPLWLRTALVWPPLGGWLPFALYRHSHTVHHRNHHLTYPGLDTESVYHREEDWARYSKAWRAVLMFNQTLLGRMLIGPVLRLRKLLLTEGALVRAGDFRNGGIWLRFAVGLAAVLWFVSSVAHMPIWKYYLLMVYPAFSLGLVRAFIEHRWGEHPEERVASVESNWVFGLVFLWNNLHIVHHLDPVLPWYEIPGAYRRDREGLLRRNGSYVFRGYGEIARRWLLRPVFIPIHPRGSPDKAVTPAARRGA, encoded by the coding sequence ATGGTGGCTGCTCCCCCGACCCCATCCGCAGTCGATGCCGACACCGTCAGTGCTCCAGCGGACTCGCGTGGCGTCGCCTGGTGGCGGCGTTGGGAGATTCCGACCTGGCTCGTCGCCGTCGCCATCTATGGCGCCTGGGCGGGGCTGGTGTTGTTCCATGCCGTGATTCCCTGGCCGCTCTTGGTGGTCGCCGGCGCCTATGTGCTTGCCTGGCACTTCTCGTTGCAGCACGAGGCGATCCACGGCTGGCGGAGCATCCCACTCTGGTTGCGCACGGCGCTCGTCTGGCCGCCGCTGGGCGGCTGGCTGCCCTTCGCGCTCTACCGGCACAGTCATACCGTCCACCACCGCAACCACCACTTGACCTATCCGGGGCTGGACACCGAGAGCGTGTATCACCGTGAAGAGGACTGGGCCCGCTATTCGAAGGCGTGGCGAGCGGTCCTGATGTTCAACCAGACCCTGCTCGGGCGCATGCTGATCGGGCCGGTCCTGCGCCTTCGCAAGCTGTTGCTGACAGAGGGGGCGCTGGTGCGCGCGGGTGACTTCCGCAACGGCGGCATCTGGTTGCGCTTCGCCGTGGGGCTGGCGGCGGTGCTGTGGTTCGTCTCGTCCGTTGCCCATATGCCGATCTGGAAGTACTACCTCCTGATGGTCTACCCGGCCTTCAGCCTGGGACTGGTGCGGGCCTTCATCGAGCACCGGTGGGGCGAGCATCCGGAGGAGCGGGTCGCGAGTGTCGAGAGCAACTGGGTTTTTGGCCTGGTGTTCCTGTGGAACAACCTTCACATCGTGCACCACCTGGATCCGGTCCTGCCTTGGTACGAGATCCCCGGCGCCTACCGCCGCGACCGCGAGGGGCTGTTGCGCCGCAACGGCTCCTACGTGTTCAGGGGTTATGGGGAGATCGCGCGGCGCTGGTTGCTGAGGCCGGTGTTCATCCCCATCCACCCGCGCGGGTCGCCCGACAAGGCCGTGACGCCCGCGGCGCGTCGTGGCGCCTAG
- a CDS encoding MFS transporter, translating into MPESQVRALEVDERTSRRAVIAACSGNVFEWYDFTVYALFALSIAKAFFPGSDPTIELVKAFLAFGLGFVVRPLGAVLLGIYGDRSGRKAVLTATIALMAVGTLIIAVSPTYAAIGIGAPLLLLAGRVLQGFSAGGEVGGAAALLIEHAPGHRRGEYASWLQASMAASNILGALVAFGVTSLLTQEQLDGFGWRLPFVIGLLIAPIGMWIRNTLDETPEFKREAEHRGDAPARPLRTLLSEFPRMVLKGSSLSILWTVSSYVLVIFMPTYVQRSFGYTPSEAFTASLVGNVAMVAICVLAGIASDRLGRKTVLIAAALWLVVLVHPMIWLVQTQHGLASLIAAQTLLCIGVGCFVGVAPSTLAELFPARVRSTGVSVCYNLAVTLFSGFAPAVLAWLTGRGGVFAPGWYVIIAAVLAAPALVSLKPGLAPGPSISQGVSPSQG; encoded by the coding sequence ATGCCCGAGAGTCAGGTTCGAGCGTTGGAGGTTGATGAGCGCACCAGCCGCCGCGCGGTCATCGCCGCCTGCAGCGGCAACGTCTTCGAGTGGTACGACTTCACCGTCTACGCCCTCTTCGCCCTCTCCATCGCCAAGGCCTTCTTTCCTGGCTCCGACCCGACCATCGAGTTGGTGAAGGCCTTTCTCGCCTTCGGTCTGGGCTTCGTGGTGCGGCCCCTGGGGGCGGTGCTGCTCGGCATCTACGGCGACCGGTCAGGTCGCAAGGCGGTGCTCACCGCCACCATCGCCCTGATGGCGGTAGGCACCCTGATCATCGCCGTCTCGCCGACCTATGCGGCCATCGGGATCGGCGCACCTTTGCTGCTGCTCGCGGGCCGTGTGCTGCAGGGCTTCTCGGCCGGCGGCGAGGTCGGGGGGGCGGCAGCGCTCCTGATCGAGCATGCCCCCGGCCACCGGCGAGGGGAGTACGCCTCTTGGCTCCAGGCGAGCATGGCTGCCTCGAACATCCTGGGGGCCCTGGTGGCCTTCGGAGTGACCTCGCTGTTGACCCAGGAGCAGTTGGATGGCTTCGGCTGGCGCCTGCCGTTCGTGATCGGCCTGCTGATCGCGCCGATCGGCATGTGGATCCGCAACACCCTCGACGAGACGCCGGAGTTCAAGCGTGAGGCCGAGCACCGGGGCGACGCGCCCGCCCGGCCACTGAGGACGCTCTTGTCCGAGTTCCCGCGGATGGTGCTGAAGGGCTCGAGCCTGTCGATCCTCTGGACGGTCTCCAGCTACGTCCTCGTCATCTTCATGCCGACCTACGTGCAGCGGAGCTTCGGCTACACCCCGTCCGAAGCCTTCACCGCCTCGCTGGTTGGCAACGTCGCCATGGTGGCCATCTGTGTCCTCGCCGGGATTGCCTCGGACCGCCTGGGCCGCAAGACCGTGCTGATTGCAGCGGCCCTGTGGCTGGTGGTGCTGGTCCACCCGATGATCTGGCTCGTGCAGACTCAGCACGGCCTCGCCTCGCTGATCGCCGCCCAGACCCTGCTGTGCATCGGCGTCGGCTGTTTCGTGGGAGTGGCCCCCTCGACGCTCGCCGAGTTGTTTCCGGCCCGCGTGCGCTCGACCGGGGTGTCGGTCTGCTACAACCTCGCCGTCACCCTTTTCAGTGGCTTCGCGCCGGCGGTGCTCGCCTGGCTCACGGGGCGCGGCGGCGTCTTCGCTCCCGGCTGGTATGTGATCATCGCCGCGGTGCTGGCGGCGCCCGCCCTCGTCAGCCTCAAGCCCGGCCTCGCGCCGGGCCCCTCCATCTCACAAGGCGTCAGCCCCTCACAGGGCTGA
- a CDS encoding HAL/PAL/TAL family ammonia-lyase, with the protein MSQTALYVIIAAMFLRAAPAQADVTLDGKSATPEAIAAIAQGQPVKIAPEAFKRIEQAHRVLLQAAAEGQTIYGLTVGVGLNKDRAMVDAQGKLTEEVIEASRRFQVGLIRAHSGSVGPEMDVRTVRATMAARLNTMLVGGAGVQPEVIDAYVQFLNRGIAPVIPTGGSLGEADITIISHVGLAMLGEGEVYYKGQKTSAAKALQAAGVKPVKLFGKDALAILSSNAYSAGLAALALNDLSHLITVNKLVYALSLQAINGNVSPFLEDTLALRPFPQTVRAGAELRELLSGSSLWNQDATRRLQDPLSFRDSVYVLGEVTRTYDEARGLLNIQLNSSDDNPGVAVNVTPKSQRWQEKKSYVAADTAGAVLPSANFEPLPWVLAFEQLGIALAHNSLTSAQRIIKLDDPNITGLERYLGTEKTVHAFGAMEKPVVALALENKVLATPVSTEFLPVAGGIEDIATNAPEVVKRVQKQIDNSYALLGIESIHSAQAIDLRRASRKEFTLAPATTKLYGAVRRKVAFLDEDRPLTPDFRAAAEVLRNYHD; encoded by the coding sequence ATGTCCCAAACAGCGCTGTACGTGATCATCGCAGCAATGTTCCTGCGCGCGGCGCCGGCCCAGGCTGACGTGACGCTTGATGGCAAATCGGCCACTCCCGAAGCGATCGCCGCCATCGCGCAAGGCCAACCCGTGAAGATCGCCCCCGAGGCATTCAAGCGCATCGAGCAGGCGCACCGGGTGCTGCTGCAGGCCGCGGCCGAAGGCCAGACCATCTACGGCCTGACCGTGGGCGTGGGCTTGAACAAGGACCGGGCCATGGTCGACGCGCAGGGCAAGCTCACCGAGGAAGTCATCGAGGCGTCGCGGCGCTTCCAGGTCGGGCTCATCCGCGCGCACTCCGGCAGTGTCGGTCCCGAGATGGATGTCCGGACGGTGCGGGCGACGATGGCGGCCAGGCTCAACACCATGCTGGTCGGTGGGGCGGGCGTTCAACCGGAGGTGATCGACGCCTACGTGCAGTTCTTGAATCGGGGCATCGCGCCGGTCATTCCGACGGGCGGCTCCCTGGGCGAAGCCGATATCACCATCATCAGCCATGTCGGGCTCGCGATGCTCGGTGAGGGCGAGGTCTATTACAAAGGCCAGAAGACCTCCGCGGCGAAGGCGCTCCAGGCCGCGGGCGTGAAGCCGGTGAAGCTGTTTGGCAAGGACGCCCTCGCGATCCTGAGTTCGAACGCATATTCGGCGGGCCTGGCGGCGCTCGCGCTCAACGACCTGTCGCACCTCATCACCGTGAACAAGCTGGTGTACGCGCTCAGTCTGCAGGCGATCAACGGCAACGTGTCGCCCTTTCTCGAGGACACGCTGGCGCTGCGCCCCTTTCCCCAAACGGTCCGCGCGGGCGCGGAGCTGCGGGAGCTGCTCTCCGGCTCGAGCTTGTGGAACCAGGATGCCACGCGCCGGCTTCAGGACCCGCTCAGCTTCCGCGACAGCGTCTATGTGCTGGGCGAAGTGACCCGCACGTACGACGAGGCACGCGGCCTGCTCAACATCCAGCTGAATTCCTCCGACGACAACCCGGGCGTGGCGGTGAACGTGACGCCGAAGTCGCAGCGCTGGCAGGAGAAGAAGAGCTACGTGGCGGCGGACACGGCGGGCGCGGTGCTGCCCAGTGCCAACTTCGAGCCGCTGCCCTGGGTCCTCGCCTTCGAGCAGCTGGGCATCGCGCTGGCGCACAACTCGCTTACCTCCGCGCAGCGCATCATCAAATTGGACGACCCCAACATCACCGGCCTGGAGCGCTATCTCGGGACCGAGAAGACCGTGCATGCGTTCGGCGCGATGGAGAAGCCCGTGGTGGCCCTGGCGCTGGAGAACAAGGTGCTGGCGACTCCCGTGTCCACCGAGTTCTTGCCCGTGGCGGGTGGGATCGAAGACATCGCGACGAACGCGCCCGAGGTCGTGAAGCGAGTCCAGAAGCAGATCGACAACAGCTACGCGCTGCTCGGAATCGAGTCCATTCACAGCGCCCAGGCCATCGACCTGCGCCGTGCGAGCCGCAAGGAGTTCACGCTCGCGCCCGCGACCACGAAGCTCTACGGCGCGGTACGGCGCAAGGTCGCGTTCCTCGACGAGGATCGTCCGTTGACACCAGACTTCCGCGCGGCCGCCGAGGTCCTGCGGAACTACCACGATTAG